AGGGTGGATAAACTGCTCAGCTGCTTTTCACTGTTTTTGAGCCCGTGTCTCCATGTCTCTGGGCTTCACTTCTGTCATCTCTAGTGGTTAAGTACCATACCACAGAAGGAGGTGACTGTCCCTAGTGAGCACAGAGGGGGGTTGTCCGTGTGAATGTATTAGCTAGTACTTGAGGAGTAGTAATGTAGTAATGATTGGAAGTAAAGTACCCTGACAGAGCCTTATTCACAGGCTGGTGGAAGGACTGACAGTAAGTCTTTCAGGGCCTTGGGAAGCATAACAGGGCCTGATGGATGGCTAGGTACCTGGTCACCTATTTGCAAGCAGAGTCCTTGGGCACTGCAGGAGGTGGGAATAGCTTCCAGATTGCCTGTCCTAACCTGGATCACCAAGCCCACCCATTTTAGTGTCTAGTGAGAAATTGGAGGCATAGCCTATCTGACTGGATCTAATCCTCTCACGTGCTAGAGCTGATATGGTTTCAGGTTTCAAGGGCAGATCTCCACCCTGGCCAGGCTTGCTTCCAGCAGTGGGTTGGACTAAGCTTCAGGGTGAAGGTCCATAACTAATGTTGTTAAGGACTGGTAGGTCCCAGTGCAGAACCACTCCCCTCAGGTTTGATCCTCCCGGACCCCATCTGGTGTCAGTTCAGAGCTAGGTGCCTTTAAAACAGTTTTCACATGTTTAAACAGCAGGGATGTTCCTCGTCCCTTTTAAACAGAGAGGGAAAAATGGGCAGCTGTGGAGGGCTGAAAGACCTGACCTGTGGTCATCTTTATAGTAAATGGAGAACTGGGACTTAGACCTGTCCCCGATAGACTCTAGAGCTTAATTCTTTTCGGGGACACTGTTAGTATAAACGCAAACATGGAAAGAAGTGCCTCATTCTTGccataatataataaatacactGGGCTGTGGGTGTGAATGAATCCAGTTCACTGGTGTTACATGACCCGGGCACAGAAGGATTGGCCAAAGAGCACTTGCTGAAAGAAGGGACCCTTCCCATTCATTGCCCTTGTGTCTCCTACACCTGAATCCCTGCAGGTCTTGGGCATTCCAAGGAAGCAGCAGCTCCTGCTCCTATTGGGGAATTGGCCCCTAGCAGCTTCCTAGCAGCTGTGGTGGATGCCTTGGAGCTGGGACCCCCAGTTGTGATCAGTCCATCACTAAGTGGCATGTATGCACTGCCCTTCCTGGTGGCTCCTGGGTCCCAACTCCGGGGCTATGTACCAGTGGCTCCCATCTGCACAGACAAAATCAAGGCTGCTGACTATGCCAGTGTTaaggtacgtgtgtgtgtgtgtgtgtgtgtgtgtgtgtgtgtgtgtgtgtatgtgtgtgaagctGAAGTGGCATGTCAGGAGAAAGGTGGGGTCCATCCCTGGGCCTTCCTCAACGGGAAGCTGGCAAACATTGGGGTGCTTTCTGGGGAGATCCTTTTGGTTGACTTGATAGATTACTGCGTTAAACCCTGTATGAAACTGTGTAGTGGGGAAGGTACAAATTCAGGTCCCCACCACTGGATCAGCTTATCTGTCCTCGGGTGGGCAGGAAGAGACTAAAGTGGTGAGGGCTGAAGCTGAGCTTTAGGAGACAGGCTGGCGTGGCAAGCCCCTTGATTctgccctcctttcctttcctctcagaCCCCAGCTCTGATTGTATATGGAGACCAGGACCCCATGGGTTCCTCCAGCTTTCAACATCTGAAGCAGCTACCCAACCACAGAGTGCTGGTCATGGAAAAGGCGGGGCATCCTTGCTACCTGGACAAGCCTGATGAGTGGCACACAGGGCTGCTGGATTTCCTACAGGGGCTAGCATGAGGCTCAGTCCTGCCTGCTCTGGGATCTCCCACTGTCTTTTGGTCTCTGGCTTGAACCTCGCCTGCAACAGGTCTGTCTATACATCTGCCTGGGTTCCTgtcatttctgcttttctcttgcAGTGACAGATCAGATCAAGGAGGTACAATCAAGTGGAACCAGATTCAAGGGGAGAAATCTGATTTCGGGTAATCTCTGAGCTTCTCCTACAGGCTCCTTGCTTGGCTTTCGATGCTTTACTGTTCTTTTCCTTTACCTCCTTCTTCAGCTGCTCTGCAGGCCAGACCTTCCCTGCACTCCCTCACCCCTCTCAGGccacagaaaacacacatgtatgaatgCTTGTTTAGAGTCATCCCACACCCAAACAGAGCCCTTCCCTTGGGACCAGTACATGGGTCCACATGACTGGAatgataccccccccccccccgttcttttttttttttttttttctgagacagggtttctctgtagctttggaggctgacctggaactacctcttgtagaccaggctggtctcgaattcacagagatccacctgcctctgcctcccgagtgctgggattaaaggcgtgtgccaccaacgccgggcgaTACCCCCAATCTTGTACAGCTTTGCATCACATGCTTGCCCATGTACACGGGCAATTCCCTGTGAAGGAAGGTGAGAACCGTTTTATGGGCCAGGCTTTGTAAAAGACTCACTTGCCAGGATAAGGACGTGGCTAGCCCTAGGTTTTTCTCACCCACACGTTGAAACCGGTCCCAGACCAGAATTGCTTCCTCAGAAGGGGAGGTACACCCCTCTGACTTTCAAATATCCCCAtttatcttttccccttcttttttgggggggggggggctgcacaCCTCCCCGGGTCATCAGGCCTGAATCTTCTCAGCCAAACCTGTTTTCTGCTGTGAggtttgggggtgggatggggagaccGACTGTGGAAGTCCCTGAAATAAAGTGATGCAATTAGCCCTCACATGCTTTTGCTGTCTCTGGAGCGccgcccctcccccttccccttggGACTGCCATTGTGGGCTCCTCCCCCACTCTGGCGGGACCAGATGGTCCCCCTGCCCTTTGTCCACTAGGCCAGATGGAGGGAAAGGGAGATTGgattcccctccccacccacacacacccaggtgCCAAGAGATTCGGCTTAGGGGGGGAGGTGGAGGTCAGTGGGACCAGCATGAGCGGATTACGGAAAGGGGGAGCGTATCTGCtttgagatgggggaggggcaggctcggtacacccccaccacacacacacacactcctatccCTTTCCTAGTAAAGGATTTAATGGCGCTTCGTCCCTTATAACCCTAGCTCCAAAAGGAATTTGGCAgtagactggggggggggggagatcacGGGACAGGGTGCTCAAGGGCCACACGGCTCTCAGGTCCCTCCTCCTCCAGCTGGTCGGGAAACCTGTCCTGGGCGGACTAGGGCCGGGCGGTGCGGAAGCCGTAGGTGGTCGGTCTTGTGTGGGTTTGGACCCGGGAGTGAAGGATGGCGAAGAAGCGAGAGCCGGGGCAGGGCGTAGGGCCGTGGGACAGAAGCCGGGAGGCGCGGCCCGGGCTGAGATGAAGGCTGCGGGGAGCTCGACAAGAAGCGCTGGGCGGGAAGGACGGGCCCGGCGAGAGCCGCACTGGGAGGATCCCGAGGCCCTGGTGAGCCGCAGAGGAAGGGTCGATCGCTCCCTCCCGGAAGCGGCGGCCGCTCGGGACGCCGGACGGCGCGGAGCggaggggcggggcggggcggggcggggcgggcgGGGCGGGCGGCTGCGGCACTGAGGCTGCTGGGGCGGGCCCGCCGCGCTGTAATCGGATCCGGGGagggggcggggcggggccgGGCCAGGCGGgccggggggtgggggtgggggggcgcgGAGCCGGGCTCCGGGCCGGCCGGGCTCCGCGCCTGTCAAACCCCTCATTGTTCGCAGCTGATGTCACTCGCAGTTGTGAGCGGCCGCCTTTCCCGGGGACAATGTGGGACTGAGCGGCCCAGCCGCCGCGCCGCCGTTGCCGCCGCCGCCGCAGAACAACCCCAGCGAGGTAAGGCGCGGGCCGGGCGGGGGCCGTGAAGTTTGGGGGTTCGCTGGGGGGGGCGGGGAATCCGCTCCTGTGTGCACCGACCGCGGTCCGGGGGGACTGCGAGGAACACGGTCCCTGTCCAATGCGGCTGAGGCCTGCACAGGTGGGGGGCGTTGGTTTTCCAGGGGAACACCCCACTTCAGGGAGGGGTTTCTTGGACCTTAGGTACCAGGTTTGAGGCTCCCATCCTATTCGCTGTTTCTGTCCTTTGAGCTTGCTCTTAGTTCTGGACCTCATGCCCCAGGTTCGGGTTCTACTTCGTCTCTTTTCTCATCTGCCATTCTCTGCAGCTCCTGgctcacacacaccccttcccattctctgcaGTCCCTGGAGGAGCCAGACACGGACCTCCAGGCCAAGGGGGGATGGAGATGATGGTTGGGAGCACACAGTGGTCCCTCATTCCCTGTGGCTCTACATTTCCAGCTCTGACCTAGCTTCTTGGCCTGGGTACTGTGGTGGGGTGGAGGTGAAGGGGCTCTGCCACTTACTTCAACCTGGCCCTCATGCATGCCTGGCCAGGAGAGGGAGGTGCCCACCTCCTCACTCTCCTAAACCAGGCCCGCCATCTTGAGACCTGTGGCACCCAGGGCCCCGCCCCACCCTGGCACCCAAGGGAACGGTCTTCAATGGGATGTACCTTGGTCCACCCCTTCTCTCAGAATGTGCCTGTGGGTCCCCACCAAGGCCAGGATGGTTACCTTCTTTCTAGACCAGCAAGGCATGTGCCTCCAGGGGCCCTTCTTCCCCCTGTAAAGAGCTCTTAGACCCCAGGCATTGCTCAGGAGTTGATCTCTGGGTCTCGCTGTTCAGTGGGGTCACCCTGGTGGCCTCAGTTCCAGTACCTGGGGCGGGGGAGTCTATTGTTTCTCCATTTGAGGATATTATCTCTCTAGGTCCTGGAACCCCCTCAACTTTCAAAGCACCCCtatcccagcccccacccctagCCTTCATCAGCATGCAGGCTCAGGCTGCCCAAACACAAGGGGATTGTTCTCTTTGCATGCTCAGGGTGGGGGGCTGGGAGCGGGCGGCCCACACACCCTGGCAGGCCCAGGCCACAGAGAGGCTAGCCTGCCCCACCCTGTGTCCCCAGACAGGCTCTGTTCACCCTCCTACTCTCATCGCTGCTCTCCTGCAGCCTCCAGCACCATTACTCTTGAAGGAAAGGACTCTGAGCTGGGCAGGTGGACCCATCGGTTCTCCCGGCTTGCCTGTCACCACCTATGCGTCTTCTAAACCACCCCCTTCCTCCCTAGGCCTCAGGTGCCTCTCTTGATTGGTGAGGCTTTTCTAGTTGTGATTGGCTGAAGCCGCCTCAGTGCTGTAAAACCTGGTTTTCTACCAGCTTCTCTTCCTGCTAGGGGACCCACTCTGGGTTCTCAGAACTCTCAAATTCCTCACTTCAGCAACATGCCCAGGGAGCCCCTAGGCCTGGCAAACACCAGCAGGAACAGGCTAGGATGCTGAGCCGGAACTTGGAATTCTGACCAGGCATGTCCTGATTCTGCCCATGTGCTGACATCCCCAAGACTCTGAGGTGTGATGGTCTCTAATGTTACAAGGCCTgtgagccccaccccacccccctcctAGGGCCAGGTCCTGTCTCAAATTTCCTATTCTTCTGTACCAGAAAGATAGACTCAGAAATGCCCCACTGGGCCTCCTTTGACTTGTAGCCCTgtctttgggaagcagaggccagaggaattTCATCTGATTTGAAAGGTTGGAGGGCTCCATGGAGAAGGAGGCATTCCAGAAGAATTTTGTCAGATATTGAAGGGGATAAGTATTTCAAGCCAGAATTGCAGCCAGGCAAAGGCTCTGTCTGAGGCCTGGAGGTTCTAGAACTATTTTGTGGCCTGGTATGTATGAGGGGTGGGATAGAGATGAGAGGCAACAAGAGAAGTTGGTAGGGGCTGGACCACAGAGGTCAGGTCTAATCCCCTTGGGCCTGGGGATCCATGGATGGATGGTTGTTAGACAGCAGAGTGACCACACAGTCTTCAGCATGGAGAACGGCAATTAGAGAGCTTTTCCAACTTGGTTAGACAGTAGCACTGAGCCAGGCCTGagcctgccttggtttccctccgCTGTGAAGACTCTTGGGCGGCTCTAAGGAGTGGGGATAGCATTTCTGCTATCTACCAGTTTATCAGCTTCTAACCCTTCTATGTTCCTCTTCCCTGGCACTTTACCAGACAGACTTGAATCAAGAAACCAGAGCCTGCAACTGCTCCCCTAGTCTCTGTGTCCATgtccatcccccctcccccatccgcTGCTGTATCCTCCCTCCAAACTAGTGATGATTGGCCGTCCTGGGAGCCGAAAGGCTGAGGCTGGGCCTGTGGGTCTAAGGATGCTAGGCAGTTCTGTGGATCCAGGCTAATCAGCAAGGGTGAGCATGAAACAGAGTAGGGGATGGACAAGGGATCCAGGAGCTCTCAAGGCTGTCAATCCCCTCTTCAAGGCCCAGTGTCCACCTTCCTGCCACACCCTGCCATGCCTGATGCTTAACCATTCCCCGGCATCATGGGGTGTGGCCAGCATGAGTGTTTTGGAGTAAGTATCAAAGACTGCTTAGGAGTGCTAAGGTGGGCATGAGCTATGGGGTGGAGTTGGAGACTGTATTCTCCCAACCTTCTGCAGCCCAGGTGGGTCCACAGTCTCTAGTGGTCCAGACATACCGGGCAGTAGAGCAGAGGGAATCCCCCAAGGGGCGGGCCAGCCTACTTGGTTCAACTGGCCCCAggagccctcccctcccctggaTTGTTCTTGCACTAGAACAAAGCCAGGGAGGACACTTGATCCctgcatgtggggggggggggaagctggCTAAGCCCCCGGCCCTTTGATTGGGCAGCTGTCATGGGAGAGAGACagctgggggggaggggcaggaagggggCAGCCACCATCGCTTACACAGCTGTCACCCCCCCTCCACAACCCCTCCATCCTGAGTGGCAGGAAGCCAGGTTCAGAAGGAGTAGGCACTTGGTCTGGGGAGGGGGCCTGGGAAGCAAGAAGGAAGGCCCGAGGTCAGAGGATTGGTCTGAGAGTGGGATGTTCTGCCAGGGAGCTCTGCTGACCAGAGGGGGCTGGGCACCCTCAGAGGTGAGCTGGAGGTCAGTGTGGCATGATGTGTGGCTGCCACGTGGGTGGCCCAGCAGAGACCTGGGGCCCACcagactgaagcagcaagatACTCCTTAAAACCCCAGTAGAAGCAGGGCATTGGTGATGAATGCCCAGTGGGACTGCTTATGCTTAGACCTCTGGGGAAAAGGCCTGGAGGGGCATCAGGAGCCTTATTCTTTCCAAACGATAGGAAAAACTCAAGGGTCTCTCAGAACAGGGTCACAGAGATACCGGCAACTCTCCCTTACCCAGATTCCCCAAACAGTGCAGGTGGGTAAATCTAGATCCAGGCCAGCGAAGAGCTAGGCCAAGGTCACCCTTTGAATTTGGGGCAGTGGATCTCTGCTGCAGACCTGGGCATCTTCATAGCAAGACTAACAGTTCCACCATGGTCCATTTTTCCTGAGGTCACAAGAAGATATGATAGGAAGACTGCTTTCAGATCTCCCATGGTTTATCACCCAATTTTGAGTTCACGGAATCCTGGAGGTTAAGATTCTATGGCCCCAGATAAGCCATCAGTGTTTTCCAAACATAATCTTCTGAACATCCACTTGCTAGGCAGAAGCTCCCCAGGCCACCGAAGTCTAAACCCCACTTCAGAAAAGGACTAAAAGACCAAGATTGGAACAGCTACAAATCGGACCCAGGTAGAACCCGGTCCAGTCCCACAGTAGCTTGTTGGGCCCCATTCTTCCCTCTACACTCCTTCTTCCCATGACCTTGGGCAGGTCACAGACCCTCTATGTATTAGGTTCCCCTTCTGTGGAACAAATTCATCTGCTCCCGTCACTGGTCTGTCTGAGCACCCTCTCCAGCCTGGCTCTGAACTGAGCCCTGGGGACACAAGGAGAAGGTGGCAGCTTTGGCTCCTCTTCTAAGGGGCTCCCAGGCTTGGCTGTCCAGGGAGTCAGAAACTATGCACGTCATCACAGGcgctttgatgggggaagtgcagGCAGCCAGGGGAATGTCTAGCAAGGGCAGCCAGCGCGAGGCTGGCCAGGATGCCCAAAGAACACAGGCCCTGAATCTATTGCTGGTCTCCACCCTCTGGCACGTCTATGGCAGAACTCAAATGGAAGAAGTGGGCACCTGGAAAAATCACTTAGGAGTAATGCTGCCATCCTGATTGTCCCCATTGCAAGGAGGAAAGGAGACTGCAATTTGGTACAGTGGTTCACTCAGGTATCCAAGAGAAAGCCAGGTTGGGAACTCCCTATCTACTCCGTACCCAAACTCTAGCTGGCATGACACATTCAGAGGAAGGCTTTGGACAGAGCTCTGAAACCTTGACCCTCATGTCGGGCAAAGGTGTCCTGAGTCCCCCTTGGGGACCACTTATCCTTTGTCCCAACACCCTTCTAGGTGGAAGGAATTCCTGTGGTTAGTGATGTCTGGGTCCAGACTTTCTGTTGGCACCAGTTGATTCCATTGTCTGTCCTTCTTGAGTTCTGGTCACCAATGAGTTCACCATCAAGGCTGGGCCTTGGCGGGAGACAGCCGCTGCTGAAGGATTTCTGAGGAGGATTAAGGTTCAGGATTAAGTTGAGGCATGAAAAGGGGTCGGGTGGGGAGGGTTGGCGGCTAAACTAATCCCAGTAGCTAATCTCAGGCTAGGCTTTACTCCATCAGCTAATGGCCTTGACATTCCTGCAGCCCACCAAATCCTTCTCTTTCCCATTACCCAGTCCCAAGGAGACAGATCCTCTCTGATGTGTGTGGAGATACAGCCCCAGTGACATGTTTCTGGTACAGTAGTTGTTCTAGGTGGGGTATGCGACTAGTCTTCACACTTCTTACCTCACGTGCACGGGCCGTTCTGAGAACACAGGAAATGGATAAGAAATGCCACTGTGGAGAGCCTATCTTTACCCCCATGTCACTGTTGAGTGGATTGTGCCTAGAGTGGTCTACAATGATCCTCTCCTCTAGTGACCCCAACTCCATGGGAAATCACCTCATGGGGCTCCTGCCGAAAACCTTTGCCAGGCTTTAGCTTCCTCTTTAGCCTTTTCTCTGGACAGCCAGCCCTGGCCTCTGGAAGTAGGTACCTCATACTTAGGGTaaactattctttttctttttgaaacagggtctcacaacATAGCTCAGGCTACCCTTGAACGAGAGAGCCTTGTGCCTTAACCTGGTGCATCCTGGGTTTATAGGCATGTGCCTGGCCCAGAGTAAACTTTCGACCTTGATTCCACAGTGGAGGCTCAATCTACAGGGATTGAGGGAGGAAGCTGGCCTGTGGATTCTCGTAGCCGTCCAGACCTCTTCATtgactccctctcctcccatgctgTGCTCAGACCTAGGGTGGCATATATTCTAGGCAAGCAGTCATCCACTGAGCTCTAAGCCCCTGCCATCCTTCTGATATTTGGGAGGAAGGGAACAATAGGGAAATGGGTATCTGTCATGTGATTATCTCATTTTTTAACTCTCATAAATTGGAGCATAGGATCTGGTAATTATTTTCTAGGTGACTGAGGCCCAGAAGGCTTAAATGACAAGGATTACACAGCCAGGAaggtacacacaaatacactggtCAGAGGGACATGTAGAAGTCAAAGCCCATGCTATCTCCCTTCTCTTTGAGTTTGACTGGCCTGGCCTTGAGGTCCCCATGTAAGATCAGTGGCAGGGTAACCAGGGCTCCTGTCAGactctgttttcttctgtcccatccAGAGCCAGCTGAGCCACAGCGTGGACACACTCCCAGGCCGCTGTGGCCCCAGCCCCGCCTGACAGAATGAGCAGTTCAGATGCGGGGCTGGAGGAGGAGCCAGAGCTTAGCATCACCCTCACGCTGCGGATGCTGATGCATGGGAAGGTGAGTGGGTGGGGCTGGCATAGTGGCAGTACATGTCTGGTCTTCGTGCTGCTTCCCTGCCTGAGTGACAGGAGGAGCTGGGCCTGGCGCAT
This genomic stretch from Cricetulus griseus strain 17A/GY chromosome 4, alternate assembly CriGri-PICRH-1.0, whole genome shotgun sequence harbors:
- the Abhd14b gene encoding protein ABHD14B; the encoded protein is MASVDQHEGTIQVQGQGLFFREARPGNGQAARFSVLLLHGIRYSSETWQNLGTLHRLAEAGYRAVAIDLPGLGHSKEAAAPAPIGELAPSSFLAAVVDALELGPPVVISPSLSGMYALPFLVAPGSQLRGYVPVAPICTDKIKAADYASVKTPALIVYGDQDPMGSSSFQHLKQLPNHRVLVMEKAGHPCYLDKPDEWHTGLLDFLQGLA